A genomic segment from Elusimicrobium sp. encodes:
- a CDS encoding tetratricopeptide repeat protein, which produces MRLLKPFSVSLLSCLLVGLVVAPAKAQAKMDACLAEGKKFFSSKEYEAAQKTFSRCVKLNPSNVDAQLSLAGVFLTQDKLNEAEKAFQSAIKSMKRNSPYWSYTYSMLGDIALKRQQNKQALDLYTKSLSFNAANVNSLVGKGVITEYQGDKQGSAEYYRSALAVEPLNLIARKRLINLEPEYLTNDEILAALKQRYAVPPDTKELTDEYRKLFEKIHQAEQRRGVDYLKNKHTKVSPEYVVTLNKDTEFEREMLTAAGFKVLEKNIGQDAIAVFQRVGVPIQDVFELRNKKGEKIFTPESTLTESGFFVYTEALQNRKAFLLPHESVPPTQAFLEKIAKHVKDLEEAGYIEISRSEYKMIENQTKCSEETLRTRLGLYIMQINKNDRRYFVQSRPTRDPKKGVPYYYLMAAHAKRNPKIKVPRNSLVENYAYYGYSICLDDGNLLE; this is translated from the coding sequence ATGCGTTTGTTAAAACCTTTTTCAGTTAGTTTGCTTTCTTGTTTACTCGTAGGCCTTGTGGTTGCGCCGGCTAAAGCGCAAGCAAAAATGGACGCATGTTTGGCGGAAGGAAAAAAATTCTTTTCTTCTAAGGAATATGAAGCCGCCCAAAAAACATTTTCACGCTGTGTAAAATTAAATCCTTCCAACGTGGACGCGCAACTTTCTTTGGCCGGGGTTTTTTTGACGCAGGATAAACTTAACGAAGCAGAAAAAGCCTTCCAATCTGCCATTAAATCAATGAAACGGAACTCTCCGTATTGGTCTTATACTTATTCCATGTTGGGAGATATTGCTCTCAAACGCCAGCAAAATAAACAAGCCTTGGACTTATACACCAAATCTCTTTCCTTTAATGCCGCCAATGTAAACTCGTTGGTGGGCAAGGGTGTAATTACCGAATACCAAGGGGATAAACAAGGCTCTGCCGAGTATTACCGCTCCGCGTTGGCGGTAGAACCGTTGAATTTAATTGCACGCAAACGCCTGATAAACCTGGAGCCGGAATACTTAACGAACGATGAAATATTAGCCGCCTTAAAACAACGCTATGCTGTTCCGCCCGACACCAAAGAATTGACCGACGAGTATCGTAAACTCTTTGAAAAAATTCACCAAGCCGAGCAACGCCGCGGGGTTGATTACCTGAAAAACAAACATACTAAAGTTTCGCCGGAGTATGTGGTAACGCTCAACAAAGACACGGAATTCGAGCGCGAAATGCTTACTGCGGCCGGTTTTAAGGTGTTGGAAAAAAATATCGGGCAAGATGCTATTGCCGTGTTCCAACGGGTAGGTGTGCCGATACAAGATGTGTTTGAACTTCGCAACAAAAAAGGTGAAAAAATCTTCACACCCGAAAGCACCCTGACCGAAAGCGGATTCTTTGTGTACACCGAAGCGTTGCAAAACAGAAAAGCCTTTTTGCTGCCGCACGAATCTGTTCCGCCCACGCAGGCCTTTTTGGAAAAAATTGCCAAACATGTAAAAGATTTGGAAGAAGCAGGTTATATCGAAATTTCCCGTTCGGAATATAAGATGATTGAAAATCAAACCAAATGTTCCGAAGAAACGCTCCGCACCCGCCTGGGGTTGTATATCATGCAGATAAACAAAAACGACCGCCGCTATTTCGTGCAGTCCCGCCCTACGCGCGACCCCAAAAAAGGAGTTCCATATTATTACTTAATGGCGGCTCATGCCAAGCGTAATCCTAAAATCAAAGTGCCGCGAAACTCATTGGTCGAAAACTACGCCTACTACGGCTATTCCATTTGTTTAGATGACGGGAACTTGTTAGAATAA
- the uvrB gene encoding excinuclease ABC subunit UvrB, with product MDKFKLVSNFRPAGDQPKAIDALTQGVLSGKKRQTLLGVTGSGKTFTMANVVERLNKPTLILSPNKVLAAQLYAEFKQFFPENAVEYFISYYDYYQPEAYIPQTDTYIEKDSAVNEQIDKLRLKATTSLTARKDVIVVASVSCIYNIGSPDSFREMRIYLKQGAEMTRAQLSGHLIKIQYHRDEMEFSSGKFRMRGPNVDIMTPYSQHALRVEITGKTISHIYEIHPVTGNVLAELKEAWIYPAKHFVATDEDTYNAIEQIRQDLFLRHAELIKQGKEMEAYRLKQRTEYDIEMLLQAGFCSGIENYSRYMDGRKPGERPSCLLDYFKRYDDFLMMVDESHVALPQVRGMFNGDRARKQMLVDFGFRLPSALDNRPLKFEEFESLLPSTVFVSATPGPYELTVCGNDIVEQVIRPTGLVDPKVYVHPTAGQIDHLVEKINEHKARAERTLVLALTKKTAEDLSSYFTEKNIKTRYLHSDIESLDRVEILKEFRQGKFDVLVGINLLREGIDIPQVGLVAILGADNEGFLRNTTTLIQISGRAARNAGGEVVLYADRKTDSIKYALNEMNRRRELQEAYNKEHGITPKTIQKTEVELKEFEQQTKASAFGILAESLPVPTLKNIKAVEQDLEQQMRQAADALNFELAAELRDRLLELRRMKLK from the coding sequence ATGGATAAATTCAAACTCGTTTCCAATTTTCGCCCGGCGGGAGACCAACCCAAAGCCATCGATGCTCTTACACAAGGGGTCTTGTCGGGCAAGAAACGCCAAACATTGTTAGGGGTAACCGGTTCGGGTAAAACTTTTACCATGGCCAATGTCGTTGAGCGCCTTAACAAGCCTACGCTTATTTTGTCTCCCAATAAAGTATTGGCGGCGCAGTTATACGCCGAGTTCAAGCAATTTTTTCCCGAAAATGCCGTTGAATATTTTATTTCTTATTACGATTACTACCAACCCGAAGCTTATATCCCGCAAACCGACACTTATATCGAAAAGGATTCAGCCGTTAACGAACAAATCGATAAACTTCGCCTCAAGGCAACTACTTCGCTTACGGCACGCAAAGATGTGATTGTGGTTGCGTCGGTATCTTGCATTTACAACATCGGTTCTCCCGACAGTTTCCGCGAAATGCGTATCTACTTAAAACAAGGTGCCGAGATGACCCGCGCTCAACTTTCGGGCCATTTAATTAAAATTCAATACCATCGCGACGAAATGGAATTTTCTTCCGGCAAGTTCCGTATGCGCGGGCCCAATGTGGATATAATGACCCCTTACAGCCAACACGCGCTACGGGTGGAAATCACAGGAAAAACGATTTCCCATATTTACGAAATACACCCTGTTACAGGGAACGTATTGGCAGAGTTGAAAGAAGCCTGGATTTACCCGGCAAAACATTTTGTTGCTACGGATGAAGATACTTACAACGCCATTGAACAAATCCGCCAAGATTTATTCCTTCGTCATGCGGAACTTATCAAACAAGGTAAAGAAATGGAAGCCTACCGCTTAAAACAGCGTACGGAGTATGATATCGAAATGCTGTTGCAGGCGGGTTTTTGTTCCGGTATTGAAAATTATTCCCGTTATATGGACGGACGCAAGCCCGGGGAGAGACCCTCTTGCTTGTTAGATTATTTTAAGCGGTATGATGATTTTTTGATGATGGTGGACGAATCGCACGTGGCTTTGCCACAGGTGCGCGGTATGTTTAACGGAGACCGCGCCCGCAAACAAATGCTGGTAGATTTCGGGTTTCGTTTGCCGTCTGCTTTAGATAACCGCCCGTTGAAATTTGAAGAATTCGAAAGTTTGCTCCCGTCCACGGTGTTTGTATCCGCCACCCCGGGCCCGTACGAATTAACCGTTTGCGGAAACGATATTGTAGAACAGGTAATTCGCCCCACGGGGTTAGTTGACCCCAAAGTGTATGTGCACCCGACGGCGGGGCAAATAGACCATTTAGTAGAAAAAATAAATGAACATAAAGCCCGCGCAGAACGCACTTTGGTGTTGGCTCTTACGAAAAAAACAGCGGAAGATTTAAGTTCTTATTTTACGGAAAAAAATATTAAAACCCGTTATTTACACTCGGATATAGAATCGTTGGACAGAGTGGAAATCTTAAAAGAATTTAGGCAGGGAAAATTTGATGTATTGGTTGGGATTAACCTGCTTCGCGAAGGCATCGATATCCCCCAAGTGGGGTTGGTGGCTATTTTGGGGGCCGATAACGAAGGGTTTCTCCGTAATACGACCACGCTGATTCAAATTTCCGGCCGGGCCGCGCGCAATGCCGGAGGCGAAGTGGTGTTGTATGCCGATCGCAAGACGGATTCTATCAAGTATGCCTTAAACGAAATGAACCGCCGCCGCGAACTTCAAGAAGCCTATAACAAAGAGCACGGCATTACTCCTAAAACAATTCAAAAAACAGAAGTGGAATTAAAAGAATTCGAACAGCAAACAAAAGCAAGTGCTTTCGGTATTTTGGCGGAATCGTTGCCGGTTCCTACTCTTAAAAACATAAAAGCGGTTGAACAAGATTTGGAACAACAAATGCGTCAAGCAGCCGATGCGCTTAACTTCGAATTGGCTGCGGAATTAAGAGACCGACTGTTAGAACTGCGTCGCATGAAACTGAAATAG
- a CDS encoding biotin--[acetyl-CoA-carboxylase] ligase → MEEIKLPLQSVTKVIGLDTVDSTQSLAKVLAQQGAEDGTLVLAGEQTAGRGRYDRSFSAAHGGVYFTLILRPGKPVSANSSLSVRVGQAVAETISSVFDIKTKIKEPNDVLAWDKKNKKWKKISGILIESSSEGACEDWVLVGVGVNVNNRLPASLKDTAVSLKQLIGGETSKELFLDELLDTFWKHYAHWCCGA, encoded by the coding sequence ATGGAAGAAATAAAACTCCCTTTGCAATCTGTAACAAAAGTAATCGGGCTGGACACGGTGGACAGCACGCAATCCTTGGCCAAAGTTTTGGCCCAACAAGGTGCCGAAGACGGAACTTTGGTTCTGGCCGGAGAACAAACGGCCGGGCGCGGCCGATACGATCGTTCTTTCAGTGCGGCTCACGGCGGGGTATATTTTACTTTAATTCTTCGTCCGGGCAAACCCGTTTCGGCAAATTCTTCTCTCAGCGTGCGCGTGGGTCAAGCCGTGGCAGAAACCATATCTTCTGTTTTTGATATCAAAACAAAAATCAAAGAACCCAACGATGTTTTGGCGTGGGATAAGAAGAATAAAAAGTGGAAAAAAATCAGCGGAATCTTAATAGAATCTTCCAGCGAAGGTGCCTGTGAAGATTGGGTTCTTGTGGGAGTGGGGGTTAATGTGAACAACCGCTTACCTGCTTCGTTAAAGGATACGGCCGTAAGCCTTAAGCAACTTATCGGAGGGGAAACGAGTAAAGAACTTTTCCTTGATGAACTGTTGGATACTTTTTGGAAACATTACGCCCATTGGTGTTGCGGAGCGTAA
- a CDS encoding response regulator, whose amino-acid sequence MEQTNGIGPAAKAHQHAVFSSDKFGREIPHAGKNGSIKTFFCHIKKYNKYIGNLKKNMKKRILIVEDEAGIIDLLKLVLNREGYEVASCQSGRDAIAAIKAYHPHLVILDVMLPGLDGASIVRIMNEDEMLSSTPVIITSALVESEKMFLPFPQVKGFASKPFVLADLTALVKKAIGDLM is encoded by the coding sequence ATGGAGCAAACAAACGGAATCGGCCCCGCCGCTAAAGCCCACCAACACGCTGTCTTTTCGAGTGATAAGTTTGGACGAGAAATTCCTCATGCGGGGAAGAACGGAAGCATTAAAACTTTTTTTTGTCATATAAAAAAGTATAATAAATATATAGGGAATTTGAAAAAGAATATGAAAAAGAGAATTTTAATCGTAGAAGACGAAGCCGGTATTATTGATTTATTAAAACTGGTTCTTAATCGGGAAGGATACGAAGTTGCTTCCTGTCAGTCGGGCAGAGATGCGATTGCCGCCATTAAAGCCTACCACCCGCACTTGGTCATTTTAGATGTTATGTTGCCGGGGTTGGACGGGGCCAGCATTGTGCGCATCATGAACGAAGACGAAATGCTTTCTTCCACTCCCGTTATCATCACTTCCGCGTTGGTAGAGTCCGAAAAAATGTTCCTGCCCTTCCCGCAAGTGAAAGGTTTTGCTTCTAAACCGTTTGTGCTGGCAGATTTAACCGCACTGGTAAAGAAAGCAATTGGAGATTTGATGTAA
- the tilS gene encoding tRNA lysidine(34) synthetase TilS: protein MTKKSFNASVLPRMRNFSSKLITRKDSVLVGFSGGADSVCLLHFLKYLAVEKHFALAAVHINHGLRGKEAARDQSFCKKICKEWDIEFFCEKVNVKKLAKEQDLSPEHAARKARYGAFMRVCKKWGATKLALGHHLDDQAETFLLNLLRGTKAKGLGGIPVRRNLCTQTEIVRPLLCVSRQEVMDYLKGNGLTHITDETNFDDAFRRNWVRGTLLPLLETKQPQIRAHLAQMAEEISALFSK, encoded by the coding sequence ATGACAAAAAAAAGTTTTAATGCTTCCGTTCTTCCCCGCATGAGGAATTTCTCGTCCAAACTTATCACTCGAAAAGACAGCGTGTTGGTGGGCTTTAGCGGCGGGGCCGATTCCGTTTGTTTGCTCCATTTTCTAAAATACTTAGCCGTCGAAAAACATTTTGCGTTGGCTGCAGTTCACATCAATCATGGCCTTCGCGGTAAAGAGGCGGCCCGGGATCAATCCTTTTGCAAAAAAATTTGCAAAGAGTGGGACATTGAATTTTTTTGTGAAAAAGTAAATGTAAAAAAATTGGCCAAAGAGCAAGATTTAAGCCCCGAACATGCCGCCCGCAAAGCCCGTTACGGGGCTTTCATGCGTGTATGCAAAAAATGGGGAGCAACCAAACTGGCCCTTGGGCATCATTTAGATGATCAGGCCGAAACTTTTTTATTGAATCTTTTGCGCGGAACAAAAGCGAAGGGGCTAGGGGGAATTCCGGTTCGGCGCAATTTGTGTACGCAAACGGAAATCGTTCGCCCTCTTCTGTGTGTTTCCCGTCAGGAAGTAATGGATTATTTGAAAGGGAACGGCCTTACCCATATTACGGACGAAACCAATTTCGATGATGCCTTCCGCCGCAACTGGGTGCGCGGAACACTCTTGCCTTTGTTGGAAACCAAACAACCTCAAATTCGGGCACATTTGGCTCAAATGGCCGAAGAAATTTCTGCCTTGTTTTCCAAATAA
- a CDS encoding UDP-N-acetylmuramoyl-L-alanyl-D-glutamate--2,6-diaminopimelate ligase has product MAKSIVLEKALQKGLQVTGLTFRSQEVKPGFVFFALKGANVDGNLFIEEAISAGAVMVVSSFPAAKQYNVLYHQTEDIARDMADAAYEFYARPSDKMRMFGITGTKGKTSIAYLLESVLSAAGEKVGALGTVNYRIGGRKVCDAPNTTPAALPLFGLLNQMKAENCTSVVMEVSSHSLDQQRVRHIWYDTAVFTNIQRDHLDYHLTFENYFLAKQKLFDNLTDPLNPKPNRVAVVNADDPYGRRLLNDLNGRVKTVTFALENPADFKAENIREFLTHTEFTVNGVPAKINLLGRHNVYNALAAWASAAANGISQEDILRGLAALSGVPGRMERIDEGQPFYAFVDFAYTDESLQRAFKTVEPFKKGKVFVVFGCGGQRDRTKRPLMGKTACTHADKVFLTNDNPRCEDPNQIFEDILTGMKEFSNYEVVPDRAQAIGRALQIAQPNDIVIVAGKGHEDYQLIGTTKHHFSDQETVRAFLKGEKNV; this is encoded by the coding sequence ATGGCAAAATCTATTGTGTTGGAAAAAGCCCTCCAAAAAGGTCTGCAAGTTACCGGTCTTACCTTTCGTTCTCAAGAGGTAAAACCGGGGTTTGTGTTTTTTGCATTGAAAGGGGCCAATGTGGACGGGAATTTGTTTATAGAAGAGGCTATCTCCGCCGGAGCGGTGATGGTAGTGTCTTCCTTCCCTGCCGCGAAACAATACAATGTTTTGTATCATCAAACAGAAGATATCGCCCGCGATATGGCCGATGCCGCATATGAGTTTTATGCTCGTCCTTCCGATAAAATGCGTATGTTCGGTATTACGGGAACAAAAGGCAAAACTTCTATTGCTTATTTGCTGGAATCTGTTTTATCCGCAGCCGGAGAAAAGGTTGGTGCGTTGGGCACGGTTAATTACCGCATCGGCGGCCGCAAAGTGTGCGATGCCCCCAACACAACCCCCGCCGCATTACCCCTATTTGGTTTGCTCAACCAAATGAAAGCGGAAAATTGCACAAGCGTTGTAATGGAGGTTTCTTCCCACTCGTTAGACCAACAACGCGTGCGCCATATTTGGTACGATACGGCTGTTTTTACCAATATCCAACGCGATCATTTAGATTATCACCTCACTTTTGAAAATTATTTTTTAGCCAAGCAGAAACTGTTTGATAATTTAACCGACCCTCTTAATCCTAAGCCAAACCGAGTGGCGGTTGTTAATGCAGATGACCCCTACGGCCGGCGTTTGCTGAACGATTTGAACGGGCGTGTAAAAACGGTTACCTTTGCTTTGGAAAATCCGGCCGACTTCAAGGCGGAAAATATCCGCGAATTTTTAACTCATACCGAATTTACCGTAAACGGTGTGCCGGCCAAAATCAATTTGCTGGGGCGGCACAATGTATATAATGCGTTGGCTGCTTGGGCGAGTGCCGCGGCAAACGGAATTTCGCAGGAAGATATCCTGCGCGGTTTGGCGGCTCTTTCCGGGGTTCCGGGCCGTATGGAGCGCATAGATGAAGGGCAACCTTTTTATGCTTTTGTAGATTTTGCTTATACGGACGAATCTTTGCAACGCGCTTTCAAAACGGTAGAACCGTTCAAAAAAGGGAAAGTGTTTGTTGTGTTTGGTTGCGGGGGGCAACGAGACCGCACCAAAAGACCTCTCATGGGAAAAACGGCCTGCACACATGCGGACAAAGTTTTTTTAACCAACGATAATCCCCGTTGCGAGGATCCCAACCAAATTTTTGAAGATATTTTGACCGGAATGAAGGAATTTTCCAACTACGAAGTCGTTCCGGACAGAGCCCAAGCCATTGGACGGGCTTTGCAGATTGCCCAACCAAATGATATTGTTATTGTGGCAGGGAAAGGGCATGAAGACTATCAGTTAATCGGCACAACCAAACACCATTTTTCGGATCAGGAAACGGTGCGCGCCTTCTTGAAAGGAGAAAAAAATGTTTAA
- the murD gene encoding UDP-N-acetylmuramoyl-L-alanine--D-glutamate ligase — protein sequence MFKPEKWIGKKACVLGLGKSGRSAAELLASRGFSVLISEEAPVAHANRLSFVPGIEVETGGHSSRVFECDFWIKSPGIFPKNPVLLEAKKRGIPVFSELEVALAFMPSKVRVFAVTGTNGKTTTTALLGEVLKEDALRQKKGRQVFVCGNIGSPVSLCASQVKSGDDVVIEVSSYQLEDSTYFRPNIACVLNITPDHLDHHGGMKGYIKAKGRVFKWQREKDVLVLNGADTVCAEFSEKAKSTVLAFSTHPKHLLKSDVFFDGDELIFSEGYQIRPPKLKGIHNIENAMTAALMALSAGVSADTIQTVFSRFQEMEHRIEQFAYHRGVIYVNDSKATNLDSTITALKSFEKCRNIWLILGGRDKGASYEVLRPYLQEYCKKVLTIGESMDKIEQELKGYPVIRCGTLEQAVATAMKGGIKGDVVLLSPACSSFDQFKDFEERGRVFKRLVNAYVFKDRVEGDKK from the coding sequence ATGTTTAAACCGGAAAAATGGATAGGAAAGAAAGCCTGTGTGTTAGGCCTCGGTAAGAGTGGCCGCTCCGCCGCGGAGTTATTGGCATCCAGGGGTTTTTCGGTGTTAATCAGCGAGGAGGCGCCTGTGGCGCATGCCAATCGTTTGTCGTTTGTCCCCGGGATAGAAGTGGAAACCGGGGGGCATAGTTCCCGCGTGTTTGAGTGTGATTTTTGGATAAAAAGCCCTGGTATTTTCCCCAAAAACCCCGTTTTATTGGAAGCCAAAAAAAGAGGAATACCCGTTTTTAGCGAATTGGAAGTTGCTTTGGCTTTTATGCCTTCCAAAGTCCGTGTTTTTGCCGTAACGGGAACGAACGGAAAAACCACCACCACCGCTTTATTGGGAGAAGTGCTGAAGGAAGATGCTTTGCGCCAAAAGAAAGGGCGGCAAGTGTTTGTGTGCGGAAATATCGGCAGTCCCGTTTCGCTGTGCGCTTCTCAAGTAAAATCGGGAGATGATGTGGTAATAGAAGTTTCCAGTTATCAGTTGGAAGACAGTACCTATTTCCGTCCCAATATTGCGTGTGTATTAAATATAACGCCGGACCATTTGGATCATCACGGCGGAATGAAAGGATATATCAAAGCAAAAGGGCGTGTATTCAAATGGCAACGCGAAAAAGATGTATTGGTGCTTAATGGCGCCGATACGGTTTGTGCGGAATTTTCCGAAAAAGCCAAAAGCACTGTGCTTGCTTTTTCCACCCACCCGAAGCATTTACTGAAAAGTGATGTGTTTTTTGACGGAGATGAACTTATTTTCAGTGAAGGGTACCAAATCCGTCCGCCGAAACTTAAGGGAATCCACAACATTGAAAATGCCATGACGGCTGCCCTCATGGCTCTTTCTGCGGGAGTATCTGCCGACACCATACAAACGGTATTTTCCCGGTTTCAGGAGATGGAGCACCGCATTGAACAGTTTGCTTACCATCGCGGTGTTATCTATGTAAACGATTCCAAGGCTACCAATTTGGACTCCACTATTACGGCGTTAAAAAGTTTTGAAAAGTGCCGCAATATTTGGTTGATTCTCGGGGGAAGAGATAAGGGCGCTTCTTACGAAGTGTTGCGCCCCTATTTACAGGAATATTGCAAAAAAGTACTGACCATCGGTGAGTCTATGGACAAAATCGAACAGGAGCTGAAAGGTTACCCGGTTATTCGTTGCGGCACGCTGGAACAGGCAGTGGCAACGGCTATGAAGGGGGGAATAAAAGGAGATGTTGTTCTTCTTTCTCCGGCCTGCTCCTCTTTTGACCAATTCAAAGATTTCGAAGAGCGCGGCAGAGTGTTTAAGAGACTGGTAAACGCCTATGTTTTCAAAGACCGTGTAGAAGGGGATAAAAAGTAA
- a CDS encoding acyl-CoA thioesterase, with the protein MKKTIFYHDTDCGNVVYYANYLKFFEEARTLHMAEKGFSVPALMQRGLYFVVARQEVEYKFPVRYGDEIDVSTQVAEVSDIKIVFEHVIKNQNGRLCTKGKTTLVCVNSSGMPTPMGTEVKAAMQQ; encoded by the coding sequence ATGAAGAAAACGATTTTTTACCACGATACGGACTGCGGAAATGTGGTCTATTATGCAAACTACTTAAAATTTTTTGAAGAAGCCCGCACCTTACACATGGCAGAAAAGGGTTTTTCTGTTCCCGCTCTTATGCAACGCGGATTGTATTTTGTGGTAGCCCGCCAAGAAGTGGAATACAAGTTTCCCGTCCGCTACGGAGATGAAATTGACGTATCTACCCAAGTGGCGGAAGTTTCGGATATTAAAATTGTTTTTGAACATGTGATTAAAAATCAAAACGGCCGTCTTTGTACTAAAGGGAAAACAACTCTTGTTTGTGTAAATTCTTCCGGCATGCCGACCCCGATGGGAACCGAAGTAAAAGCGGCCATGCAACAGTAA
- a CDS encoding YjbQ family protein, which translates to MKSYTQYLTVCTEKRYQIVNITPQVEEALAKSGIQEGLCLVNSMHITSSVFINDNERGLHADYLRWVEELAPYGVDRYQHNLTGEDNGDAHLKRTLLGREVVVAVTNGQLDFGPWETIFYGEFDGQRNKRILIKIIGE; encoded by the coding sequence ATGAAATCTTATACGCAATATCTAACCGTTTGTACGGAAAAACGATACCAAATCGTCAATATTACCCCGCAAGTGGAAGAGGCCCTTGCAAAAAGCGGCATCCAGGAAGGTTTGTGCTTGGTCAATTCCATGCACATTACTTCCAGTGTATTTATCAATGATAACGAACGGGGGTTACACGCCGATTACTTGCGTTGGGTGGAAGAATTGGCCCCTTATGGGGTAGACCGCTACCAGCACAATTTAACCGGAGAAGATAACGGCGATGCCCACCTGAAAAGAACCTTGCTAGGCCGCGAGGTGGTGGTAGCCGTAACAAACGGACAACTGGACTTCGGCCCCTGGGAAACCATTTTTTACGGGGAATTTGACGGCCAAAGAAACAAACGGATTTTAATTAAAATTATCGGAGAATAA